The sequence GAATAGACCGTCACCACCACCGGGATATTCACGTCGCCCATGTTCGCCGTCCGGGCGTTGAACTGCTTGCAGAATTCCATGAGGTTGATCCCATGCGGCCCGAGCGAAGTTCCCACCGGAGGTGCCGGCGTCGCTCGTCCCGCTGGAATTTGCAACTTCACTTGCGCGACGACCTTTTTCATATCACTCTTCTTCCGCGAAGGTCACTTTCTCCACCTGTAAGAAATTCAGCTCGACCGGCGTCGAGCGCCCGAAGATCGTCACCATCACCTTCAGCGTGTTCTTGTCCGGATTCACCTCGTCCACCTTTCCCATGAATCCCGTGAACGGGCCATCCATGATCTTGACCATCTCGCCCGGCACGAACATGTGCTTGGGCTTAGGCTTGTCCGCTGTGAGCGAGACGTGATGGATGATCTCCTCGACCTCCTCATCGGTCAGCGGCGTCGGATGCTGCCCGCCGACGAATCCGGTGACCTTCGGGGTGTATCGCACCACTTGCCACGCCTTCTCGGAGATCTCCCCTCGCTCGTTCGTCTCGATCTGCACGAGGACGTATCCAGGGAAGATCATCTTCTCCGACTCGATGCGACGCCCTCCCCGCAATTCCACAACTTTCTCCGTCGGCACGAGCACATCGGTGATCTCTCTCTCCATGCCGAAAGCCCGAATGCGATTCCTCAGGCTCTCGCACACCTTGTGTTCGTGCCCGGAATATGTATGGATGATGAACCACCGCTTCGGCATCGTTTATCGCGCGGCGTACTCGAAGAGCTTGTTGACCAAATAGCCCAGCACCCAATTCGTGCCGTAAAGGAAGAATCCAAAGAAGAACACGACGATCAGGACGACGATCGTCTGGGCATAGACCTCCTTCCACGTTGGCCAGGAAACCTTCCGCAGCTCCAGCTTCACATCCTCGTAGAACTGCCGTGCGGCGCGCGCCTTCACCACCACCCAGGAGCCGGTTCGGAGCGGGAGCCTCGCGATCCACTGAAAGCCCCGCGCGATCCAACTCGGCTCTGCGGCGAGCGGTTTCTTCTCTATACCTTCAGCAACCTTCGCCATATCTTGCCGAGAATGGGAGTGGCAGGGGCAGCA comes from Blastocatellia bacterium and encodes:
- the secE gene encoding preprotein translocase subunit SecE; protein product: MAKVAEGIEKKPLAAEPSWIARGFQWIARLPLRTGSWVVVKARAARQFYEDVKLELRKVSWPTWKEVYAQTIVVLIVVFFFGFFLYGTNWVLGYLVNKLFEYAAR
- the nusG gene encoding transcription termination/antitermination protein NusG, whose translation is MPKRWFIIHTYSGHEHKVCESLRNRIRAFGMEREITDVLVPTEKVVELRGGRRIESEKMIFPGYVLVQIETNERGEISEKAWQVVRYTPKVTGFVGGQHPTPLTDEEVEEIIHHVSLTADKPKPKHMFVPGEMVKIMDGPFTGFMGKVDEVNPDKNTLKVMVTIFGRSTPVELNFLQVEKVTFAEEE